In the Fusarium falciforme chromosome 6, complete sequence genome, TTTATTTGATTTCCTATATTACGAAACAGGTATTATCATTTCCCCATTAGTCCACCGCCCTTACAATGCAGCCAGTTCATGATCCAAGCATGTCCACCCAGATTCCGTTGACAACATCCCTTGTCAATGTGAGAGAACACCGCCGAGCCCACTGATCTGCGCTTATCCAATGAGTAATTATGAGATGCCATGTGCCTCTGACGTCTCGTCGCAATCTGCCGGGGCCGTTCTATCACGCAATGCCGCTTCACCAGCCGCTGAGTTGGTTCATCCGCTCTCACCGCCCGCAGACGCCGCTGAGCCGATCCGCAGCATGCCGCGCTTTCGCCGCACTCGCCGCATCTGCCCGAGTTATCGGCTGTGATCCCGGACTGGTCTCCGTTGTCGCCCAGTAAAGACCAAAAATGCCACCCACCCCCTTCGCAATTACTCCATCTATCGTGTGTTGCGCCCGTTCATTCTGAACATGCGTGTCGTGCTGAGAAGATCCAAAGGTCAAGGTACCAGGCCATATCTCATACCGCAGAGGTGTCAAGTCAGTCGGCAACGCCTCCCGGCCTGGCCGCTGACCATCATATTTCACTCCAGACTCCGTGCACCGTCCTTCGAGTTCTTCCATCAACCTGCGGCATCTCCCATATCGAATGTTCTTTAGACCTCACCGGCCAGCGTGCCCGTCGAGCCTGACTTGTTGGGGCCCAGGTTAGGGGCCCATTCATCAGACTCTCGAGCATCGAGCCAGTAGGTCCGACCGCACGAGACCATCAAACGGCCAAGCCGTCCCCTGCGGCCCTCGCCGTCCGGTAGGTCCTCGGCGAACGGTCCCTCTTGATCATCCACACCGGGGCCTTCCAGAATCATCAGTTGCATGTACTTTTGCAACACCTGCTTAGCGTACGCCATGACGACGAAGCAGAAGTAAACGCGAATCAACATCGATCCCACAATCAGGAGCATGCTCGTCGCCGTTTCTTGTGGCACAACCTTTCCATGCATTTCCGTCTCCTTGCGCAGTCCCTGCATGCCCTCAGCCACAAAGTTGGGCAAGTTGGTCTTCTTGAGGTCGGCTGATTCGGTCAACTGAGTAGAGAAGTACCAGTCCAAGCCGAACGCCGCCGTATATCCGATGTTGATGACTGTGTCGAGAATATACATCCACGCGAGAGCCAGGCACTCGAAGGGGCTCTGTCGTCGAACATGAGGAACCAGGACGGCGAGCCCGATAAGAATGGCGATCGAGTAGACGTAGGTAGAGAGCTGAAGGAGAGAGAGCTGATAACCGGTAAGGATGGCGAGCAGACCGTAGACACCGGTGACCTTGTTGAAAACGAGGGCTAGTGAGATGACTTCTGCGCCGGTCTGGAGGCTGATGAAGCCAAACAGGGTCTAGAGGCAGGTTCAGTTAGCATATTTTGCCTATTTTGAGCGTTGTGGAAGCCTCAATCCATCGCTGTCGACCTGAGAGTTTGTTCTCCTTACCTTCGGCCGGGGCACCCGGAGTGATCGCGTGAGTCGAGACATGGCGAGGCAGTGCTGGTAGAACCCTCGCTGTCCTCTTCGGCCCTTCACAGACTATCGATTTATTCTCGTCGTGGTTATCCTCGTCGTCAGTTGAAGTCTGGTTCCGGAAGCGTGTTAAGGTTGAAAATCAAGGACGCGATACGTGGTGAATGGGAAATAAGGATCATTCCCAGTTGATGATGCTGACTAAGGGAAGAGGTCTTCCGCCGCTTCCGTCACTGATGGGCGCAATCTCAATGCAGGATCACGTGTGGAGGAAGCATGCAACAACTTAAATTAAGGAGCTAAGCAACCTTGTACATATCTTCCCTGTAAACGCGTAAACGTATTGTATGAGAAGCTTTTGGCTTTATTGTATTTTGCCAACGCATCAATAATTATTTTGTTTCTAGAGCTCGCTTGAAACTTATTGTTATTAACTGGCTACTCGGCGTTTGACTTAAATCCACACATGTGATTCTCCTTTATTAGATGTAAGCTCTTGCCCTTAGATCTATACGCTATGCTTAATACCCTCGGCATGCGCAAGGTCACAAGGCTTCTTTCATGTTGTGAGCATAGCTTACATTGTCCTAGATACTCCTTTACTCCAGTCCCGACTGGCCAAAGAGGTGGGTTTAATTAACATGCGCATCCCTCTTGTGATTGCTGGGCGTTGTTCGTCTTGACGTCGATCACTAGAAAAGTGGTTGGTCAGTTCCAGGCTCCTAGCAAGTCACTCAGGGTTGAACGACGTGGGGCACCTACTTTGACTCGAAGCTTGCGCTGCGGCGTCGGTTCCCTCCATACCAGGCAAAGCCTGTGCTATCCTCTTGAAAAGGTTCTTGACGTTGTGGCCCAGCTTCGCACTCGTCTCGACAAACATGAggttgttcttcttggcctcctcctcaccctgCTGTGTAGTAACCTCCCGCTTGTCGTTGAGATCCGTCTTGTTGCCAACCAACACGATAATCACGTCGTTTCCTCGCTCGGCTCGTACGTCGTCGATCCACttcttggtgttttggaACGACTTTGCGTCTACAGACGAACTATGTTAGTACAAATATGGATGCCTGGGAATGAAAGCGATGGGGGGTCCGGGGTGGGGTCAGCTCAGGGGAAACTGACTCGAAATATCGTAGACGACAACAGCTACGCTGGAATCACGGATGTATGAGGGAATCAAGCTTCTGAATCGTTCTTGTCCAGCAGTATCCCAAAGTTGCAGCCGCACCGTCCGGTCCTCGAGGTACATGGTCTAAGCCACGGGTGTCAGTCTTGGCCCAAGGGCGGCGGCCGTAAGGTGCTCACCTTGGAGAGGAAATCAATGCCGATTGTCGCCTGGTACATGTTGTCGAAGGAATCGTACATGAATCGTGTGATCAAGGAGGTCTTGCCCACTATTAAAATCGCAGTTAGTGATGTCGCTCGAGGCGGCGCCGGAATCGGTCGTCGACGTACCACTCTGCTCTCCTAGAAACACCAACCTAAGCTACGATTAGCATCAGTGCAATATAAATGTTTACCGGAGAAATACATACTTGAACTTCTTCAAGGGGTTGTTGTAAGATCCGCCGGCCTGCGCCATGGTTATGGTTGTGTCGTCTGCTTGAGTCCCTTGTTCCGCGGGACAGATGGGACAGCTGTCAAGCTACGGATGCGAAGGTGTTGGGAGAAACGGGAACTTCTTGTTGCGATTACAAGAAGAAGTCGGGCTCGGCGACGTCAGGAAAgaggtcgagatgatgcGATCCGAGTGTGGCCACTTTGTATTGGGACAAGGGTTGACAGGTGAAATCCGGAGAAAGGAGGTCGATGTCGTCGCCCTATGGATGCTGGATTCGGCAGGAGGATATGGCGATGAACGTATCCGACGCAAGTGCACGTGCCGATAAGAAATCCTCCCCGTTTTTTACGTGGACGGTCCTTCCGTTTGGACCCAAAAAGCACCGATAACGAATAGCGGAAGGAGTCGAGACTCAGGTCCCactaaaaaattaaagaaagattgTCCCCCACTACTTCCATCGACCAGCAGCATTTTCGTTTCTTGAAACCAAGCAACAAATCCTTGCTGTTCGCCCAGAGGGGATTCGCAGATATGCCAGTTTTACAATCCAAGACTGCCGGAGCAGGCGACGCTCCCAAGCAGTTCAATCAGCCGTCGcggaagggcaagaaggcaTGGAGGAAAAACGTGGATGTTACTGAAGTTCAAGAGGGACTCGAGGAGTTGAACAAGGAGATCATTCGAGGGTAGGGCATTCTTTTTGGCCTCCAGTCGCCCGTCATGCTAATGGAGAAACAGCGGTGttatcaaggagaaggcgtCCGAAGACCTGTTCACTCTCGACACGACCGGCGACTCGCAGCTGCCCAAGAAATTCAACAAGCACATCAAGAAGGGTCTCAAGGCTGACGAGATCATCAACGCCCGCTCCGCTGTTCCCGCTGTTTCCATGCGCAAGCGACCCGGTGACAAGACCACCAATGGACTCATCCCTGCGAAGCGCCAGAAGACCAACTGGGTATCCCACAAGGAGCTCGCTCGGCTCAAGCGGGTTGCCGATGGAGAGCACGAGAACACCATACAAATCAAGGACGCCACCTACGATCTTTGGGATATGCCGGCGGCTCCCAAGGAGACAAACGTCGATGATTTCTTGGAAGAAGAGGTCAAGGCTAAGGTGCCAAAGTCGATGAAGCAGGAGCCCCTTTCCCTCCTCAAGAGCGGAAAGCATGTCCCTGCTGTGCAGAAGCCCTCTGGCGGTTACAGCTACAACCCCATGTTTACCGACTACGAGGAGCGCCTGGCGCATGAGAGCGAGAAGGCCCTTGAGGCTGAGCGCAAGCGcctagaggaggaggaggctgagcgaTTGAAGCAGGTGGCCGCGGCCCGGTCAGCAGCTGAAGCAGAGGCTGCAGAGGCGCGGGCTAACCTTTCAGAATGGGAGGAAGATTCTGAGTGGGAGGGATTCCAGAGCGGTGCCGAGGACGACAAGGTGTCCGCCAAGCGACCCCAGAGGAAGACACAAGCACAGCGCAACCGTATCAAGCGtcggaaggaggaggagcgcctAGCGAAGCACAAAGCCGCTATCAAAGCCCAGCGCCGCCAAGAGCACCGCATTAAAGAGATCGCCGAGGAGATTGACGAGAATGACCGCAACAAggcccttgtccttgccgaAGCCGCCAACGACTCGGACGATTCGGTCAGCGAGCTCCGCGACGAAAAGCTGCGCCGCAAGCAGCTCGGCAAGTACAAGCTCCCTGAGCGAGACCTTGAGCTGGTTCTCCCCGACGAGCTGCAGGAGTCTCTGCGGCTGCTCAAGCCCGAGGGCAACCTTCTCCGAGACCGATACAGAAGCATGCTGGTGCGCGGCAAGGTCGAGAGCAGGAGGCATATTCCGttcaagaagcaggccaagcGCAAGTACACCGAGAAGTGGACGTACAAGGACTTTATGATATAGAGGCTGCATACCACTGGTTGATATTTAGCGAGAAAAGAATCCTGCGACTTTTTCTTTATGCCATAGAAACTCTGGTGGTCTTGTTGCTGTGAGCCCACCTCTTAGCACTCTGTTTAATGAAATCTTGGTGTTCTAAACCTGGATTTACATAGTATTATCATGTCTTTTTAACCGACCTCATCATTCATTCTCCGGACCCCGATTCCCCTGCTTAAACGCCGATAAATCTAGAATCCGACCATACCACGAAACCCCGCATTAGAAACTCATCAAATCTATAAAAGGTGTTAGTATTGTTCAAGTGGAGGATGTTAACAAGAAAGCACGTACCTCGTCCAAAGAGACCTCGCTTCGTCCAGTCCATAGCCATAAGAAGACGTGTTCGAAGACTGACGCTCTGGGCAAAGTAGACAGAGCGCCAGGCATACACAGCCCAAAGTCCACCAGCCAGGTTGCGGCCATTACCGAGATCAAAAATGGCAGAGTTACCGATATAGGCAAGACTGCCAAGATGGTGATATTCGAATGCCTTGAAGACAGCAGCATCGACATCGCCCTCCCGAATCTCATTGGCGCGCAGAGCCTCGTTCATACGAGCCATGCGGTTGAACTTGCGCGCCAGATACTGTCCTTGCTGATGAGCTCGCTGGGCTGTAGCCGGTAGAGAGGTGAGCTTGCTATCAATTTGGCGGAGCAGCTCAGTAAGTTCCTCAAAGTCCAGTGTGCCCGACTTATCCTTGTCAAACTCTTTGAAAAGTTTATCGAGGCGCTTGAGATGGTTAATAGCCTGAGGGAACCGCCTCTTGACATCGCTAGCAACCTCGCGCCAGTCACTGAAACCAAGTTGCAGCGTCTCGGGATCTTTGCCGTGCTTCCAAGCAAGAGATCGAAGGAAGGTGATGATGTGGTCGGCCACATTGTTCTGAACGGTAGAACAGTCGCCAATTGCGTACACATCACCCAGAGGTGAGCCGTTCAAGCGAAGATGAGTGTCCGTCTCCAGAGCATGTCGGTTGGTTTGCACGTTGccaagcttcttggccaATTTTTGGCAGAACTGGGTCTGCGACACTCCAGTAGACCACAGGCAGAATCCTATAGGGAGCTCTTTCGTAATCACGCTGCCGTCTTCCTGCTTTTGAGTAAAGATAATCTTGTCGGGTTGAACCTCCTTGACCCGCGAGTTTGTGAGAACCTCAACCTGGTCCCGGGCAAAGCGCTCCTCGGCATACTTAGACACAGTTTCGTCGTATGTATTGAGAATATGGCCTCGGCTCTGAATGAGATGAACCGAGATCTCGTTGCGCAAGAGTCGAGGGAAGTGTTGTGTCAGATCCTCGTTTAGAAGATCGAACAGTTCGGCGGCAAACTCGACACCAGTAGGACCGCCACCACTCACAACAAAAGACAGGAGCCGCTTGCGTTCCTCATCGAGACAAGTAGGAAGTGAAGCCAACTCGAAGTTGTGAATGATCTGGTTTCGGATCTTGCGAGCATCGTTAATGTCtttgaggaagaaggcgtTCTCCAAGCCCTTGACACCATGAGGATTGGTGACTGAGCCAACAGCGATGACCAGTTTGTCGTAGGGAACGTAGAAGCTAATATCCTTGCCGAATGCATCTACTTGCGACACCTCGACAAGCTTGTGTGAGAAGTCGACGTCCGCAGCTTTGGCACGAATGAAGTGACCATGGACGCGGCTCAGAATGCGTCGGATAGGCTCAACAAGTGATCGCAATTCAAGGGTACCAACTGTGGCTGAAGGAAGCATTGGAGTGAAGAGGAAATAGTTTGTCGGCGAGATGACGGTAACATGGTAATCGTCCGGGTTCAGCTCCTTCAGAAGAGCAACACCGCCCCAGCCGCCACCGAGAATCACGAGCCGTGGCTTGTTCTTGAGGCGCCGCTTCTCTTCGGTGTCATCTTCGTCGATAAAGACCTCAGCGATGGGCAAGTTCTTTTCACCTCCACATCGAGGCTGGAGGGCAATCTTGGACACATCGATATCGCTCTGCGTGGGGTGCTCAAAGTACGTAGAGGCGTCGTAGATAAAGAAGCAGACTACGGCGGCGCCGACGACTGTGATCGAGATGCCCACCCAGGCCGCGGCACGGAAGCAAAAGTTGACAACCCACGAGGTTCCTTGAGGAAGTGGCTTTCCCGACAGCGCGCGCACGAAGTATTGAGAGGGGAGTTGGCGAGTAGTTCGGTTTGTAACCTGAGATCTCTTGGTTATCGACGGCGAGGCCCCCGAGAGCTTCACAAAGGTTCGCGATTGAGCCGAATAGAGCGAACGAGGGGTAACGGGAGATATTATAGATCGAGAGCTGGCAATAGCCCTGGTACGACCAGCACGAGCCAGTCGtgcagccatgatggaggaagCGGGCATGATTGCGCCGTTCGTTCACGTGGAAACGTGGGATTGACCGTTGTCGAAAGGATCAGAGAAGTGGGAGGGGAGCTCAATGATAGCTCATGACGTGGTCAAGAAAGCAGCGAAGCTTGTGAGCGTGCCCGTGATGTTGCGACTGCTCAATGGATCACCAAAGGAGATCAAACAAATGTGTGGGAGAGATGTGAGAAGGGAGAATGACGACGTTGAAGCACAAGTAAAGGAGAGAAATTGGTCAATTCTGGCGCGCACAGCTTGGAAGACAAAAGGTACCTGCCCTCCTCCTTTGAGCAGTCGTGTAATGCATGGAGGCGCCATGTACCTCGCGTCCGGAGGCGCTGGAGATCCAAATGCGGAAGGAAGAGGGACCTGCCGCACCTACCAACAGCACGTCAACCTACGTCATGCTTGGAGCTGGCGTTCGTCACCAGCAAAATTCTTGGCGACGGCACCGACGATCGGCGACTCCACTACAGCTCCTGAAACCCTGGTAATATTGTTTGATGGACTCATAGAAATATCTGTTTTTCTCCCATCGTCATGCATGTTGGGTTCAACTGTCCACTGACCTCTCTACACCCATCGGATCTGTCGGCCATGACGCTCGGGGTTGCGTTAAATACGGCCGAGAGTCGCCTTCGGTGGGCTCACGAGTGACTAAAACTGGTTGGTTGCGGCGGATATGTCGTTTCGTGGGCCGTGGCCGCTTGTACCGGGAGCGATGCCGGGTAGCAAGGAGCTGAACTGAACAAGTCGAGACGCAGCAATTGAGCACAATCCCTTGTCTGAATCCTTTTACGACGTCTCTCGACCATATTGTTACTGCTAGTGTTGACTAATGGTGCTTGAATGACTGACTGTGTCTGTGTAAGGGCTTACAGATAGCTGCTAACAAGTCATTACCCCCACACTCAAACCCATGCTCACATTCGCAAGAAGCAGAATCGGAGAGACCGTATATACTGTGGTACACCGCCGTACAGCCCAGTGGCCCATTAGCAACGGAAATATCTTTGCTCAACCcatcgctgctgctggtagTCGAGCATGTTGCAGACCACCACCGTGATGTCTGGGAACACGGATGTCAACCTGTGAATTCCAACCTTGCCCGCCGCATACGTTGCCAGCACGATACGCTCCTGCTGGACTCCATGGTCTACCAGGACCTGGACCGCCATCAACGCCGAGCCGCCGGTCGCCATCTGAGTGTCCAGAAGCAAGACGCTCTCGTGCCTTGCGATATCTTCTGGCAGCCGCAGATAGTGAAGCTCCGGCTCGCCCGTGGAATAGTCGGACTGGATGAGCATTCGGCCCGTGCGGCAGTCAGGGATCGTCTTTCGTAGCGCCGGCTCGAACGCCGAACCTCCGCGGAGCACGATCACGGCACAGACCTCACCCTTGGGTACAAGACCTTGATACTTGTATCCTTGGGGAGTTTCAATTGTCGCAGACTCGAATTGAACATTGTTCAAAGCTCTGTAACATGGTCAGCGTGTTTCTTACTTTCACCTGCGTCAGGATCTTACTGTTCAATGATGAGGCTGGCAAGTCTGTCAAAGTAAAAGATGAAATCCTCGGGATCAGTATCCATATCTTGGAGGATAGTGTTCATGAACTTGAGCTGTGGTGTAGGGTGTAGAACCACAACCCGGTCAGAAAGCGGCGAATCCTTACTGGCCGCCTCGAGACGGGATAGGGCTTCTCGATGGTGCCTCGACTTTTCGAacagcttcttctcgacgaACTGGACCATCATGTCTTGAACCGCATTAGCATCTCTACATTCTTCAAGGGCAGGCAAACTCACCTAGGGCAACCCGATTCTCAATGCCTCTTGGCACAATCAGGTCGGCCACCTTGCGCTGCGGCTCAACATACTGAAGATCATGTCAGCAACTGCAACTGATCCACCGCCTGTCCTGGCGCAGTTGTGCTTTGGGCTACCTTTTCGAAGTTGGGCTTCACGAAACCGAACCATTGCTTGATGATACCCTCAATGTCTCGGCCACGCTCTCGCACGTCACGAACGACTGTTCCACATGTCAGTATGAGACATAGAGGAAACTACATGAACTTGGAAACTTACTCCGTCGCGACAGGCAGGTATCGGCGTCAGCTTCGCAGTAGATCTAGTACAAGTGTTAGGTGTATTGCTTTGATTCTGAGAGCCAGAACAGATTGAACATACGCCCATGTCAAGGAGCTGCAAGACGCGAGGGTCGTACAGAGCAAAGATACCCTCAAGAACCAACACATGGGGCGAATAAATAGAGGTGGTGCGGTCCAGCCGCTGATGCTTGGCAAATGAGTAGACAGGAATCTCAGCCCGCTTTCTAGAAGTGGTCGAGGTCATTGTCAGTCGAGTCTCAGTGATTACGGACTGGACAATGTTACACACCCGGCCTTAAGATCCCGCAACTTGTCGACCAAAACGTCAAAGTCGATGGCCTACGTAGACGGTTTGATCAGCCTTACTTCTGATAGTTTGGGCTATCAACGCTCAAGGCACCATACATCGGGTGAATCAAAGTCGTACTCATTGGCAAAGGCCAGCTTCGACTGCTCGGGCGTCAATGTCTTGTAGAAAGAGTCCTGACGATCTATGAGCAAAGTGCCATGTTAAATGTGTAACTGGGGGTTTCATGCCATTGACAAGATGACGACCCAGGGCAAATTAAGCTTCTTGACAATGGCCTGGGACAGAGTCGACTTGCCCGAGCCCGAGCTTCCAGCGACGCCGATAATGCTGACATCAGCCCAAGGAGGCGAGTAGTAGGCTCGCTTCTGGACCGTGACATGGCTCTCGAGTCCGCCCTGGACTTGAGGCACTGCGTCAGCGGACATTGCGGTGGGCTAGTTTCGGTGAGGGAGTTCTTGATGATTTGATGACGAGTGAAAAGTGAGATGAGAAAGAAGACACAGAGACGTGTCTAAAGACGACTATATCAACGGTTCTCTTCGAAAACTAGCCCTGCAATGTCCACGAGCTCGGCACTGAACACCTTCAAAGTTCGAAATGGAGGGTTTGGAGTTTGCCGTTGGTGGAGCAGTGAGCACGAGCCTCTGTCGCGTGTGCGGTCCACAGGGGCCAAAGAGGAACCTAGAAGTGAGCTCGTGCAGAAAAAGTCGGGATGCCCAGGGCAACAGAAGCAGGCAGTGTCAAGAACTGGCGGTGATGGATCTATCACTGCAAACGATAGTgtaagaaggagaaggatgatTCAGCGTGGCACTGCTGATGTCGACGATCAACCTCCTACCTCCCAGGGAAATGGATCCAGGTTCTCCTCACAATCGAAAGACGGCGATGGCCGGCGGCGCAGGCTCCGCACGATCCAGGCTGTTTTCAGCCTCTGTCCAGATAAGCATCACGCCTCTAGCTCAATACCACTGCGAGTTTGTGGTAGTGCGTGGCTTGGCTGGAACTTCGGGCCTGTTTCTGAGGCTACCTTAgatgttgacgatgatgtaGCATGACAGCGTTTCCCCTCCAATTACACCCGTACATATCTACCAGGGACCGCCTCTAGGCTCAAGTAGTACTGCCCGTAGTGATAGCTCCCTTGAGAAATGGTGTGAAGACGGAACAGATCGTCAGGCTTGGTCAGTTCACTTCATGCCTGGGGGCTGCAATTTGGCAACCTCGGCACTGAAAGCTCATCTCTTCAGAGCTCTGTCGCAGCTCTCTAGCGGGGTCGAAATACGCCGAGCAGCCTCTAACGATTCAGCGGTGTTGAGTCCTGAGGCAGCTACAGGGCAAAGCTCATTGTGGGTCAGCCGTTTGTCATCTTGATTGGCTCATGTTCCTTGACCCACCACGAAACCacccttcttttccttcagcCCCCAATCAtcctttcttctcctccacctctcatcaactttttctctctctttacATAGCTCAGATCTCCCCCGAGACTGGCGAGCATCCAGGCATAGAGACTGGATCTCTTTCCTGTTCCTCATGAACTGAATCACCATCTGTTGGCCT is a window encoding:
- a CDS encoding Ras-related protein Rab-6B; the protein is MAQAGGSYNNPLKKFKLVFLGEQSVGKTSLITRFMYDSFDNMYQATIGIDFLSKTMYLEDRTVRLQLWDTAGQERFRSLIPSYIRDSSVAVVVYDISNAKSFQNTKKWIDDVRAERGNDVIIVLVGNKTDLNDKREVTTQQGEEEAKKNNLMFVETSAKLGHNVKNLFKRIAQALPGMEGTDAAAQASSQMIDVKTNNAQQSQEGCAC
- a CDS encoding Ribosome biogenesis protein NOP53 → MPVLQSKTAGAGDAPKQFNQPSRKGKKAWRKNVDVTEVQEGLEELNKEIIRGGVIKEKASEDLFTLDTTGDSQLPKKFNKHIKKGLKADEIINARSAVPAVSMRKRPGDKTTNGLIPAKRQKTNWVSHKELARLKRVADGEHENTIQIKDATYDLWDMPAAPKETNVDDFLEEEVKAKVPKSMKQEPLSLLKSGKHVPAVQKPSGGYSYNPMFTDYEERLAHESEKALEAERKRLEEEEAERLKQVAAARSAAEAEAAEARANLSEWEEDSEWEGFQSGAEDDKVSAKRPQRKTQAQRNRIKRRKEEERLAKHKAAIKAQRRQEHRIKEIAEEIDENDRNKALVLAEAANDSDDSVSELRDEKLRRKQLGKYKLPERDLELVLPDELQESLRLLKPEGNLLRDRYRSMLVRGKVESRRHIPFKKQAKRKYTEKWTYKDFMI
- a CDS encoding EF-hand domain-containing protein, encoding MPASSIMAARLARAGRTRAIASSRSIISPVTPRSLYSAQSRTFVKLSGASPSITKRSQVTNRTTRQLPSQYFVRALSGKPLPQGTSWVVNFCFRAAAWVGISITVVGAAVVCFFIYDASTYFEHPTQSDIDVSKIALQPRCGGEKNLPIAEVFIDEDDTEEKRRLKNKPRLVILGGGWGGVALLKELNPDDYHVTVISPTNYFLFTPMLPSATVGTLELRSLVEPIRRILSRVHGHFIRAKAADVDFSHKLVEVSQVDAFGKDISFYVPYDKLVIAVGSVTNPHGVKGLENAFFLKDINDARKIRNQIIHNFELASLPTCLDEERKRLLSFVVSGGGPTGVEFAAELFDLLNEDLTQHFPRLLRNEISVHLIQSRGHILNTYDETVSKYAEERFARDQVEVLTNSRVKEVQPDKIIFTQKQEDGSVITKELPIGFCLWSTGVSQTQFCQKLAKKLGNVQTNRHALETDTHLRLNGSPLGDVYAIGDCSTVQNNVADHIITFLRSLAWKHGKDPETLQLGFSDWREVASDVKRRFPQAINHLKRLDKLFKEFDKDKSGTLDFEELTELLRQIDSKLTSLPATAQRAHQQGQYLARKFNRMARMNEALRANEIREGDVDAAVFKAFEYHHLGSLAYIGNSAIFDLGNGRNLAGGLWAVYAWRSVYFAQSVSLRTRLLMAMDWTKRGLFGRDLMSF
- a CDS encoding Uridine kinase: MSADAVPQVQGGLESHVTVQKRAYYSPPWADVSIIGVAGSSGSGKSTLSQAIVKKLNLPWVVILSMDSFYKTLTPEQSKLAFANEYDFDSPDAIDFDVLVDKLRDLKAGKRAEIPVYSFAKHQRLDRTTSIYSPHVLVLEGIFALYDPRVLQLLDMGIYCEADADTCLSRRIVRDVRERGRDIEGIIKQWFGFVKPNFEKYVEPQRKVADLIVPRGIENRVALDMMVQFVEKKLFEKSRHHREALSRLEAASKDSPLSDRVVVLHPTPQLKFMNTILQDMDTDPEDFIFYFDRLASLIIEQALNNVQFESATIETPQGYKYQGLVPKGEVCAVIVLRGGSAFEPALRKTIPDCRTGRMLIQSDYSTGEPELHYLRLPEDIARHESVLLLDTQMATGGSALMAVQVLVDHGVQQERIVLATYAAGKVGIHRLTSVFPDITVVVCNMLDYQQQRWVEQRYFRC